Proteins from a genomic interval of Pseudomonas sp. RC10:
- the lipB gene encoding lipoyl(octanoyl) transferase LipB translates to MGERLGFRDLGLIDYEPTWQAMQRFTDGRTRETPDEVWLVQHPPVFTQGQSGKPEHLLLPGDIPVVQVDRGGQVTYHGPGQLVAYLLLDVRRLGFGVRELVTRIEHSLIELLASYGVTAAAKPEAPGVYVDGAKIASLGLRIRNGCSFHGLALNVDMDLDPFKRINPCGYAGLAMTQLREQAGPIEFAEVSARLRAQLVKHLDYAEQTTLTGGID, encoded by the coding sequence ATGGGCGAGCGTCTGGGCTTTCGCGATCTCGGATTGATCGACTACGAGCCTACCTGGCAAGCCATGCAACGCTTCACGGACGGCCGCACTCGCGAGACGCCCGATGAAGTGTGGCTGGTCCAGCATCCCCCGGTTTTCACCCAGGGGCAGTCTGGCAAACCCGAGCATCTCCTCCTTCCGGGTGATATTCCGGTGGTACAGGTCGATCGCGGTGGCCAAGTGACTTATCATGGGCCCGGTCAACTGGTGGCGTATCTGCTGCTGGATGTGCGTCGCCTTGGGTTCGGCGTGCGCGAACTGGTCACCCGGATCGAGCACAGCCTGATCGAGCTGCTGGCCAGTTATGGCGTCACGGCAGCCGCCAAACCCGAAGCGCCGGGGGTCTATGTCGACGGGGCGAAGATTGCCTCTCTGGGCCTTCGTATCCGCAACGGTTGTTCCTTCCATGGTTTGGCGCTCAACGTCGACATGGATCTGGACCCGTTTAAACGGATTAATCCCTGCGGGTATGCGGGGCTGGCGATGACCCAGCTGCGTGAACAGGCAGGCCCGATTGAATTTGCCGAGGTTAGTGCCCGGCTGCGTGCGCAGCTCGTCAAACACCTCGACTACGCTGAGCAGACGACCCTAACGGGCGGAATCGATTGA
- the lipA gene encoding lipoyl synthase yields MTTAHETADAVQTLIPTVNVVTPERAARPKVEAGVKLRGAEKVARIPVKIIPTVDLPKKPDWIRVRIPVSPEVDRIKALLRKHKLHSVCEEASCPNLGECFSGGTATFMIMGDICTRRCPFCDVGHGRPKALDVDEPKNLAVAIADLKLKYVVITSVDRDDLRDGGAQHFADCIREIRELSPNVQLETLVPDYRGRMDIALEITAATPPDVFNHNLETVPRLYKAARPGSDYQWSLTLLKRFKEMVPHVPTKSGLMLGLGETDEEVIEVMQRMREHNIDMLTLGQYLQPSRNHLPVQRFVHPDTFAWFAEEGYKMGFKNVASGPLVRSSYHADEQAKLTKSLLTAG; encoded by the coding sequence ATGACTACTGCGCATGAGACGGCCGATGCCGTGCAAACCCTGATCCCCACTGTGAACGTGGTCACACCTGAGCGTGCGGCGCGTCCGAAAGTTGAAGCGGGTGTAAAGCTGCGTGGCGCGGAAAAAGTGGCGCGCATCCCGGTGAAGATCATTCCTACGGTTGATCTGCCGAAGAAACCGGACTGGATTCGCGTCCGCATCCCGGTTTCTCCCGAGGTTGATCGCATCAAGGCCCTGCTGCGCAAACACAAGCTGCACAGCGTGTGCGAAGAGGCGTCCTGCCCGAACCTGGGCGAGTGCTTCTCCGGTGGCACCGCGACCTTCATGATCATGGGCGACATCTGTACCCGTCGCTGCCCGTTCTGCGACGTTGGCCATGGTCGTCCGAAAGCACTGGACGTGGACGAGCCGAAGAATTTGGCTGTTGCCATCGCTGACCTGAAACTCAAGTACGTCGTGATCACTTCGGTGGACCGCGATGACCTGCGTGACGGCGGTGCTCAGCACTTCGCCGACTGCATCCGCGAAATTCGCGAGCTGTCGCCGAACGTGCAGTTGGAGACCCTGGTTCCGGATTACCGTGGCCGTATGGACATCGCGCTGGAAATCACCGCAGCGACGCCGCCAGACGTGTTCAACCACAACCTGGAAACCGTGCCGCGTCTGTACAAGGCCGCGCGTCCGGGTTCGGACTACCAATGGTCGCTGACCCTGCTCAAGCGCTTCAAGGAAATGGTCCCGCACGTACCGACCAAATCCGGCCTGATGCTGGGCCTGGGCGAAACCGACGAAGAAGTGATCGAAGTGATGCAGCGCATGCGCGAGCACAACATCGACATGCTGACTCTGGGCCAGTACCTGCAACCGTCCCGTAACCACCTGCCGGTTCAGCGCTTCGTGCACCCGGATACCTTCGCCTGGTTCGCCGAGGAAGGTTACAAGATGGGCTTCAAGAACGTCGCATCGGGGCCGCTGGTGCGTTCCTCGTACCATGCTGACGAACAGGCCAAGCTGACCAAGTCGTTGCTGACCGCGGGCTGA
- a CDS encoding lytic murein transglycosylase has translation MPFSFPRRWHVRQLIAASSLFVLVACAEQPTAAVATPLQAAPLNVAKAAPTPSSAVAAPDDTNFEIQPAMSFAEWQSMFRNQALSAGIRPDIFDSAFAGVTPDMSVVKADRSQPEFTRPVWEYLDGAISAVRVRKGQGLLAQYADALNAIEQRYGVDRQALIAVWGMESSFGQFQGTQSVIRSLATLAYEGRRPQFAQDQLIAALQIIQHGDIDAPNMLGSWAGAMGQTQFIPTTYNTHAVDFDGDGRRDIWNSPVDALASTAHYLQSSGWQKGQPWGFEVQLRQGFDYAMADASTRKTIAEWQQLGLKLPNGAPLPANLLQQQAALLLPAGYKGPAFLVMDNFRAILKYNNSSSYGLGIGLLSERFTGGGYVIGQWPRGDRPLSRTERIELQTLLSARQYDAGAPDGIIGANTRKAIRSAQQSFGWPADGYPTQELLESLRKP, from the coding sequence ATGCCCTTTAGTTTTCCCCGTCGTTGGCATGTCCGCCAATTGATCGCCGCCTCCAGTCTCTTCGTACTGGTCGCCTGTGCGGAGCAACCCACCGCTGCCGTCGCCACCCCGCTTCAAGCCGCCCCTCTGAACGTCGCGAAAGCTGCGCCCACGCCTTCCAGCGCTGTGGCCGCTCCCGACGACACCAATTTTGAAATCCAGCCGGCCATGAGCTTCGCCGAATGGCAATCCATGTTTCGCAATCAGGCGTTGAGCGCGGGCATTCGCCCGGACATCTTCGACAGTGCCTTCGCGGGCGTGACGCCGGACATGAGCGTGGTCAAAGCCGATCGCAGCCAACCTGAATTCACGCGCCCGGTCTGGGAATACCTCGACGGCGCCATATCGGCTGTGCGTGTGCGCAAGGGCCAGGGCTTGCTTGCGCAGTACGCTGACGCTCTGAACGCCATCGAGCAGCGTTATGGCGTTGATCGTCAGGCACTGATCGCCGTGTGGGGCATGGAAAGCAGCTTCGGCCAGTTCCAGGGCACCCAATCGGTGATCCGCTCGCTGGCGACGCTGGCCTATGAAGGACGCCGTCCTCAGTTCGCGCAGGATCAACTGATCGCCGCGCTGCAAATCATTCAGCACGGCGACATCGATGCGCCGAACATGCTCGGCTCCTGGGCCGGGGCGATGGGGCAGACGCAGTTCATTCCCACGACGTACAACACCCATGCCGTGGACTTCGATGGCGATGGCCGACGCGACATCTGGAATTCGCCCGTCGATGCCTTGGCCTCTACTGCGCACTACCTGCAAAGCTCGGGTTGGCAGAAAGGCCAGCCTTGGGGTTTTGAGGTGCAACTGCGGCAAGGCTTCGACTACGCCATGGCCGATGCGTCTACCCGCAAAACCATCGCTGAGTGGCAGCAGTTGGGTCTGAAGCTGCCCAACGGCGCTCCCCTCCCCGCCAACCTGTTGCAACAGCAGGCGGCACTCTTGCTGCCGGCGGGCTATAAAGGCCCGGCATTTCTGGTAATGGATAACTTTCGGGCGATCCTCAAGTACAACAATTCGTCGTCCTACGGGCTGGGCATTGGGCTGTTGTCTGAGCGATTCACGGGCGGCGGTTATGTGATTGGCCAGTGGCCACGCGGAGATCGTCCTCTGAGCCGCACTGAGCGCATCGAACTGCAAACCCTGCTCTCGGCCCGTCAATATGACGCAGGCGCGCCAGACGGCATTATCGGCGCTAATACCCGCAAAGCCATTCGTAGCGCCCAGCAGTCATTTGGCTGGCCAGCGGACGGTTACCCGACGCAGGAGTTGTTGGAGAGTTTGCGTAAACCCTGA
- the arfA gene encoding alternative ribosome rescue factor ArfA: MSKAKKRPNKAKSIIAQPLFRSRQEQPSKGKGSYRREAFQSRDWEASSVMAA, translated from the coding sequence ATGAGCAAAGCCAAAAAGCGGCCGAACAAGGCCAAATCCATCATTGCCCAGCCCCTGTTCCGCAGCCGTCAGGAACAACCCTCCAAGGGCAAAGGCAGCTACCGCCGCGAAGCCTTCCAGTCGAGAGATTGGGAGGCTTCTTCCGTTATGGCAGCTTGA
- the holA gene encoding DNA polymerase III subunit delta encodes MKLAPAQLSKHLQGALSPVYIVSGDDPLQCQEACDAIRSAARQQGFDERQVFSADSSFDWGTLLQAGASMSLFAERRLLELRLPSGKPGDKGAAALLEYCGRPAEDTLLLISLPKLDGAAQKTKWGKALVEGPQTQFVQIWPVDASQLPQWIRQRLAQAGLAASPDAVELIAARVEGNLLAAAQEIEKLKLMAEQGQITVETVQAAVADSARFDVFGLTDAILNGEASHALRMLEGLRGEGVEPPVILWALSRELRVLANLALQFSQGVPLDKAFSQARPPIWDKRKPLMSKALQRHSARRWAQLLLDAQHIDAQIKGQAQGSVWNSLSRLSIQMAGQRLALPSE; translated from the coding sequence ATGAAACTCGCCCCCGCCCAGCTTTCCAAACACCTTCAAGGTGCGTTGTCGCCTGTCTACATCGTCAGCGGCGACGACCCGCTGCAATGCCAGGAAGCCTGCGACGCCATCCGTTCTGCTGCCCGTCAGCAGGGTTTTGATGAGCGTCAGGTCTTCAGCGCCGATTCGAGTTTCGATTGGGGCACCCTGCTGCAAGCCGGGGCCAGCATGTCGCTGTTCGCCGAACGTCGTCTGCTGGAGCTGCGCCTGCCATCCGGCAAACCGGGGGACAAAGGCGCCGCCGCGTTACTGGAATACTGCGGTCGTCCGGCTGAAGACACCTTGCTGTTGATCAGCCTCCCCAAGCTGGACGGTGCTGCGCAGAAGACCAAATGGGGCAAAGCGCTGGTCGAGGGACCGCAAACCCAGTTCGTGCAGATCTGGCCGGTGGATGCCAGCCAGTTGCCGCAATGGATTCGACAGCGCCTGGCGCAGGCCGGGCTGGCCGCCAGCCCCGACGCGGTGGAGCTGATCGCTGCTCGCGTGGAAGGCAACCTTCTGGCGGCCGCTCAGGAAATCGAAAAGCTTAAACTGATGGCCGAGCAAGGCCAGATTACCGTCGAAACCGTGCAGGCAGCCGTGGCGGACAGTGCGCGCTTCGACGTGTTTGGGCTGACCGACGCGATCCTCAATGGCGAAGCGTCACACGCGCTACGGATGCTGGAAGGCCTGCGCGGGGAAGGCGTGGAGCCGCCGGTGATTCTCTGGGCACTGTCTCGGGAGCTGCGGGTGCTGGCGAACCTGGCGTTGCAGTTCAGCCAAGGCGTGCCGCTGGACAAAGCCTTCAGCCAGGCCCGCCCGCCCATCTGGGACAAGCGCAAACCGCTGATGAGCAAGGCCCTGCAACGCCACTCCGCCCGACGCTGGGCACAGCTGTTGCTGGACGCTCAACACATCGACGCGCAGATCAAGGGTCAGGCGCAAGGATCGGTGTGGAACAGCCTCAGCCGATTGTCGATCCAGATGGCCGGCCAGCGATTGGCGTTGCCGTCGGAATAG
- the lptE gene encoding LPS assembly lipoprotein LptE — translation MIKRNLLVMGLAVLLSACGFQLRGTGTNALSIKELDVSARDVYGQVVTELKNTLTNSGVHVYTGAQYKLFLAREDETQRTASYAGSGNSAEYELTTVVKYEIHGTKNVLLLDDNVQSTKTYVHDGNNLIGSDQEAEQIRKEMRSDLVQKLIARLQQLSPQRLDELQAKADAAARAQADAEAAAQRVRDETPQQSPIEIPSK, via the coding sequence ATGATCAAACGCAATCTGCTGGTAATGGGCCTCGCGGTATTGCTGAGCGCCTGCGGTTTCCAGCTGCGCGGCACTGGCACCAACGCCTTGTCGATCAAGGAGCTGGACGTGAGCGCCCGCGACGTCTACGGCCAGGTGGTCACTGAGTTGAAAAACACCCTGACCAACAGCGGCGTGCACGTCTACACCGGTGCTCAGTACAAGCTGTTCCTGGCCCGTGAGGACGAGACCCAGCGCACCGCCAGTTACGCAGGTTCCGGCAACTCGGCCGAGTATGAGCTGACCACCGTGGTGAAATACGAAATCCACGGCACCAAAAACGTCCTGCTGCTCGATGACAACGTACAGTCCACCAAGACCTATGTGCATGACGGCAACAACCTGATCGGTTCCGACCAGGAAGCCGAGCAGATCCGCAAGGAAATGCGCAGCGACCTGGTGCAGAAGCTGATTGCCCGCCTGCAGCAGCTGTCGCCGCAGCGTCTGGACGAACTGCAAGCCAAGGCTGACGCCGCCGCTCGTGCCCAGGCCGATGCCGAAGCCGCCGCTCAACGTGTTCGCGACGAGACGCCTCAACAGTCTCCGATCGAAATCCCGTCCAAGTGA
- the leuS gene encoding leucine--tRNA ligase, which translates to MHELYQPREIEAAAQTFWEEQKSFEVSEQPGKDTYYCLSMFPYPSGKLHMGHVRNYTIGDVIARYQRMQGKNVLQPMGWDAFGMPAENAAMKNNVAPAKWTYENIAYMKTQLKSLGLAIDWSREVTTCKPDYYRWEQWLFTRLFEKGVIYRKNGTVNWDPVDQTVLANEQVIDGRGWRSGAVIEKREIPMYYFKITAYADELLESLDELPGWPEQVKTMQRNWIGKSRGMEVQFPYDQASIGEAGALKVFTTRADTLMGATYVAVAAEHPLATLASQNNPELQAFIHECKSGSVAEADVATQEKKGLPTSLFVEHPLTGEKLPVWVANYVLMHYGDGAVMAVPAHDERDFEFATKYNLPVKPVVRTSAGDETPAPWQDAYNEHGVLINSGEFDGLDFAGAFDAIEAALAKKDLGKSRTQFRLRDWGISRQRYWGCPIPIIHCDTCGDVPVPEDQLPVKLPEDVVPDGAGSPLARMPEFYECSCPKCGAPAKRETDTMDTFVESSWYFARYASPHYEGGMVDPKAANHWLPVDQYIGGIEHAILHLLYARFFHKLMRDEGLVSSNEPFKNLLTQGMVVAETFYRLEANGSKTWFNPADVEFERDSKAKIIGAKLIADGLPVEIGGIEKMAKSKNNGVDPQSMIDQYGADTCRLFMMFASPPDMSLEWSDSGVEGSHRFLKRVWRLGQAHVTAGLPGALDKTTLSDDQKAVRRAIHLAIKQAGQDVGQHHKFNTAIAQVMTLMNVLEKAPQASEQDRALLQEGLETVALLLAPITPHISHELWNALGHADPVIDAGWPVVDESALVQDTLQLVVQVNGKLRGQIEMPASASREDVEAAARTNENVLRFIDGLTIRKVIVVPGKLVNIVAS; encoded by the coding sequence ATGCACGAACTCTATCAGCCCCGCGAAATCGAAGCCGCCGCCCAGACCTTCTGGGAAGAGCAAAAGTCTTTTGAAGTCAGTGAACAGCCAGGCAAGGACACGTACTACTGCCTGTCGATGTTCCCTTACCCTAGCGGCAAGCTACACATGGGGCACGTGCGCAACTACACCATTGGTGACGTGATCGCCCGCTATCAGCGCATGCAGGGCAAGAACGTGCTGCAGCCGATGGGTTGGGATGCGTTCGGCATGCCGGCAGAAAACGCCGCGATGAAGAACAACGTGGCGCCGGCCAAGTGGACCTACGAAAACATCGCCTACATGAAGACCCAGCTCAAGAGCCTGGGCCTGGCGATCGATTGGTCCCGCGAAGTCACCACCTGCAAGCCTGATTACTACCGCTGGGAACAATGGCTGTTCACGCGCCTGTTCGAAAAAGGCGTGATCTACCGCAAGAACGGCACCGTGAACTGGGACCCGGTCGATCAGACCGTTCTGGCCAACGAGCAAGTGATCGACGGCCGCGGCTGGCGTTCTGGCGCGGTGATCGAAAAGCGCGAAATCCCGATGTACTACTTCAAGATCACGGCCTACGCCGATGAGCTGCTGGAGAGCCTCGACGAGTTGCCGGGCTGGCCTGAACAGGTCAAGACCATGCAGCGCAACTGGATCGGCAAATCTCGCGGCATGGAAGTGCAGTTCCCGTACGACCAGGCCTCCATCGGCGAAGCCGGTGCCCTGAAAGTCTTCACCACCCGCGCCGACACCCTGATGGGCGCGACCTACGTGGCCGTGGCCGCCGAGCACCCGCTGGCGACCCTGGCTTCGCAGAACAATCCTGAGCTGCAAGCCTTCATCCACGAATGCAAAAGCGGCAGCGTTGCGGAAGCTGACGTCGCCACGCAGGAAAAGAAAGGCCTGCCGACTTCTCTGTTCGTCGAGCACCCACTGACCGGCGAGAAGCTGCCAGTGTGGGTCGCCAACTACGTGCTGATGCACTACGGCGACGGCGCGGTCATGGCCGTCCCTGCTCACGACGAGCGCGATTTCGAATTCGCCACCAAGTACAACCTGCCGGTCAAACCGGTGGTGCGCACCAGCGCGGGCGATGAAACCCCTGCGCCTTGGCAGGACGCATACAACGAGCACGGCGTGCTGATCAACTCCGGCGAGTTCGACGGTCTGGACTTTGCTGGCGCCTTCGACGCCATCGAAGCCGCACTGGCCAAGAAAGACCTCGGCAAGTCGCGCACTCAGTTCCGCCTGCGCGACTGGGGCATCAGCCGTCAGCGTTACTGGGGCTGCCCGATCCCGATCATCCACTGCGACACCTGCGGCGACGTGCCGGTCCCTGAAGACCAGTTGCCCGTCAAGCTGCCGGAAGACGTCGTACCGGACGGCGCAGGTTCGCCACTGGCGCGCATGCCTGAATTCTACGAGTGCAGCTGCCCGAAATGCGGCGCACCGGCCAAGCGCGAAACCGACACCATGGACACCTTCGTGGAGTCGTCGTGGTACTTCGCCCGCTACGCCTCGCCTCATTACGAAGGCGGCATGGTCGACCCGAAAGCCGCGAACCACTGGCTGCCGGTCGATCAATACATTGGCGGTATCGAACACGCGATCCTGCACCTGCTGTACGCGCGCTTCTTCCACAAACTGATGCGCGACGAAGGTCTGGTGAGCTCCAACGAACCGTTCAAGAATCTGCTGACCCAGGGCATGGTCGTTGCCGAGACGTTCTACCGTCTCGAAGCCAACGGCAGCAAAACCTGGTTCAACCCGGCTGACGTTGAATTCGAACGCGACAGCAAGGCCAAGATCATCGGCGCCAAGCTGATCGCCGATGGCCTGCCGGTGGAAATCGGCGGCATCGAGAAGATGGCCAAGTCGAAGAACAACGGCGTTGACCCGCAATCGATGATCGATCAGTACGGCGCCGACACCTGCCGTCTGTTCATGATGTTCGCCTCGCCGCCTGACATGAGCCTGGAATGGTCCGACTCCGGCGTCGAAGGTTCGCACCGTTTCCTCAAGCGCGTGTGGCGTCTGGGCCAGGCCCACGTCACCGCTGGCCTGCCGGGCGCGCTGGACAAAACAACACTGAGCGACGATCAAAAAGCCGTGCGCCGTGCCATCCACCTGGCCATCAAGCAAGCCGGTCAGGATGTGGGTCAGCACCACAAATTCAACACCGCCATTGCTCAGGTAATGACGCTGATGAACGTGCTGGAAAAAGCACCGCAGGCGTCGGAACAGGATCGTGCGCTGTTGCAGGAGGGTCTGGAAACCGTCGCCCTGTTGCTCGCTCCGATCACGCCGCACATCAGCCATGAACTGTGGAACGCGCTGGGTCACGCCGATCCGGTGATCGACGCAGGCTGGCCAGTGGTGGATGAGTCCGCGCTGGTGCAAGACACGCTGCAACTGGTGGTACAGGTCAACGGCAAGCTGCGCGGTCAGATCGAAATGCCTGCCAGTGCCAGTCGCGAGGACGTCGAAGCCGCTGCACGGACCAACGAAAACGTGCTGCGCTTCATCGACGGTCTGACGATTCGCAAAGTGATCGTCGTACCCGGCAAACTGGTGAACATCGTCGCCAGCTGA
- a CDS encoding YdcF family protein, which translates to MPFRYAIKNLLLPPGIFLLLLLFAWWLRTARPRLARVLFVIGFGGLLLTSLPVVVEWTAKGIERIPPLQQDQWANLAQHADAIVVLGSGRERNDPSWGRDIPTGTALERMRYAARLSKASGLPILTTGGLHYGEPPSEAAIMADSLRDDFGVTARWQEGESRTTWENATMTAAVLQPLGIKRVVVVTQAWHMPRSVWSFEKAGFAVVPAPVGFLSTDNARPFGGWLPESKAVWQMGQLINEAAGLVGYRVFYR; encoded by the coding sequence ATGCCTTTTCGTTACGCCATCAAGAACCTGCTCCTGCCGCCCGGCATCTTTCTGCTGCTCCTCTTATTCGCCTGGTGGCTGAGAACGGCCAGGCCACGGTTGGCGCGAGTGCTGTTTGTGATCGGCTTCGGTGGACTGCTGTTGACCAGCCTGCCGGTGGTGGTGGAGTGGACGGCTAAAGGCATCGAACGCATTCCGCCCCTGCAACAGGACCAGTGGGCAAACCTCGCCCAGCACGCTGACGCTATCGTGGTGCTCGGTTCCGGCCGTGAGCGCAACGACCCCAGTTGGGGCCGTGATATCCCGACGGGAACGGCCCTTGAACGGATGCGGTATGCGGCGCGTTTGTCCAAGGCCTCTGGCCTGCCGATTTTGACCACGGGCGGGTTGCATTACGGCGAGCCGCCGAGTGAAGCAGCGATCATGGCCGATTCGTTGCGCGACGATTTTGGAGTGACTGCCCGCTGGCAAGAAGGCGAGAGCCGGACCACGTGGGAAAACGCGACGATGACGGCGGCCGTGTTGCAGCCCTTGGGGATCAAACGAGTGGTCGTGGTGACGCAGGCCTGGCACATGCCGCGTTCGGTCTGGAGCTTTGAAAAGGCCGGTTTTGCGGTCGTGCCCGCGCCTGTCGGCTTTTTGAGCACGGACAACGCCAGACCCTTTGGTGGCTGGCTGCCAGAGTCCAAAGCCGTCTGGCAGATGGGCCAGTTGATCAATGAAGCGGCCGGGCTGGTGGGGTATCGGGTGTTTTATCGCTGA
- the lnt gene encoding apolipoprotein N-acyltransferase — protein MRWITRPGWPGNLLAVAAGALVTLALAPFDIWPLAIVALVVFYLGLRDLTPRQALWRGWSYGFGLFGGGTSWIYVSIHTYGEAPVWLAGFLMVLFCASVAFFFALPAWLWARWIRRNEAPLADALAFAALWFGQEMFRGWFLTGFPWLYSGYSQLDGPLKGLAPLGGMWLISFSLALTAALLCNLPRLRARKSFFAAGIALLLAPWAVGLALKSHAWTEPLGAPLKVAAMQGNVEQSMKWDPAALNAQLALYRDMTFTSQKADLIVWPETAVPVLKESVEGYLTMMGKFAADRDSALITGVPLRQKGGRGEFRYYNAITVTGEGDGTYLKQKLVPFGEYVPLQDLLRGLITFFDLPMSDFARGPAEQALLQAKGYQIAPFICYEVVYPEFAASLSAQSDLLLTVSNDTWFGTSIGPLQHLQMAQMRALEAGRWMIRATNNGKSALIDPFGKITTTVPQFERAVMYGEVTPMHNLTPYLHWRSWPLIILSVLLIGWALLASRISKTV, from the coding sequence ATGCGCTGGATCACCCGCCCCGGCTGGCCCGGTAACCTGCTGGCCGTGGCGGCTGGCGCACTCGTCACCCTGGCCCTGGCGCCGTTCGATATCTGGCCACTGGCGATTGTCGCGCTGGTGGTTTTCTACCTCGGGTTGCGCGACCTGACACCTCGTCAGGCGTTGTGGCGGGGCTGGTCGTACGGATTCGGTCTATTTGGCGGCGGCACCAGCTGGATCTACGTCAGCATTCACACGTACGGCGAGGCGCCGGTCTGGCTCGCCGGGTTCCTGATGGTGCTGTTCTGCGCTTCTGTCGCCTTCTTCTTCGCCCTGCCCGCCTGGCTCTGGGCTCGCTGGATTCGCCGCAACGAAGCGCCTTTGGCCGATGCGCTGGCGTTCGCTGCGCTGTGGTTCGGTCAAGAAATGTTTCGCGGCTGGTTCCTCACAGGCTTTCCTTGGCTCTATTCCGGTTACAGCCAACTCGATGGCCCGCTGAAAGGTCTGGCGCCATTGGGGGGCATGTGGTTGATTTCGTTCAGCCTCGCGCTGACTGCTGCCCTGCTGTGCAACCTGCCTCGACTGCGTGCACGCAAAAGCTTCTTCGCTGCTGGCATCGCTCTGCTGCTGGCGCCTTGGGCTGTGGGCCTGGCGCTGAAAAGCCATGCCTGGACCGAACCTTTAGGCGCGCCGTTGAAAGTTGCTGCGATGCAGGGGAACGTCGAACAAAGCATGAAATGGGACCCGGCTGCGCTGAACGCTCAGTTGGCCCTGTACCGCGACATGACGTTCACGTCCCAAAAAGCCGACCTGATCGTTTGGCCGGAAACCGCTGTCCCGGTGCTCAAAGAGTCCGTCGAGGGCTACCTGACGATGATGGGCAAGTTTGCTGCAGATCGGGATTCAGCACTGATCACAGGCGTGCCGCTGCGGCAGAAAGGCGGGCGTGGCGAATTCCGTTATTACAACGCCATCACCGTCACCGGCGAAGGCGACGGCACCTACCTGAAACAGAAACTGGTGCCGTTCGGTGAGTACGTGCCATTGCAGGACCTGCTGCGCGGGCTGATCACGTTCTTCGACCTGCCGATGTCCGACTTTGCACGCGGCCCGGCCGAACAGGCATTGTTGCAGGCCAAGGGTTACCAGATCGCGCCGTTCATTTGTTACGAGGTCGTCTACCCCGAATTCGCCGCCAGCCTTTCCGCCCAGAGCGATCTGCTGCTGACGGTGAGCAACGACACGTGGTTCGGCACGTCCATAGGCCCGCTGCAGCACTTGCAGATGGCGCAGATGCGCGCGCTGGAGGCCGGTCGCTGGATGATCCGTGCCACCAACAATGGCAAAAGCGCACTGATCGACCCGTTCGGCAAGATCACCACCACCGTTCCGCAGTTCGAACGGGCGGTGATGTACGGCGAAGTCACCCCGATGCACAACCTGACGCCGTACCTGCACTGGCGTTCGTGGCCACTGATCATTCTGTCGGTGTTGTTGATTGGCTGGGCGCTGCTCGCGAGCCGAATTTCCAAGACGGTTTGA
- a CDS encoding HlyC/CorC family transporter yields the protein MSEDRSSNGQKSWLGKLTQAFAHEPKNRQELLELLREAHQNKLLDSEALAIAEGAIQVADLQVRDIMVPRSQMVSIKASQSLRELLPAVIDSAHSRYPVIGESHDDVLGVLLAKDLLPLILKENGDVGDIKSLLRPATFVPESKRLNVLLREFRANHNHMAIVIDEYGGVAGLVTIEDVLEQIVGDIEDEHDVEEDSYIKPLPSGDFLVKALTPIDSFNEFFDSEFSDDEFDTVGGLVMNAFGHLPKRNEITEIGAYRFRILNADSRRIHLLRLSPISRS from the coding sequence ATGAGCGAAGACCGATCGAGCAACGGGCAAAAGTCATGGTTGGGCAAACTGACCCAGGCATTTGCCCATGAGCCGAAGAACCGCCAGGAGCTGCTAGAGCTGCTGCGCGAAGCCCATCAGAACAAATTGCTGGACAGCGAAGCGCTGGCCATCGCCGAAGGCGCCATTCAGGTGGCTGACCTCCAGGTCCGGGACATCATGGTCCCGCGCTCTCAGATGGTCAGCATCAAGGCAAGCCAGAGCCTTCGCGAGCTGCTCCCGGCCGTGATCGATTCCGCCCACTCTCGCTACCCCGTGATTGGCGAAAGCCACGATGACGTCCTCGGCGTATTGCTGGCCAAAGACCTGCTGCCCTTGATCCTCAAGGAAAACGGCGACGTCGGCGACATCAAGAGCCTGCTGCGTCCGGCGACGTTCGTGCCGGAGTCCAAGCGCCTGAACGTGCTATTGCGTGAATTCCGCGCCAATCACAACCACATGGCCATCGTCATCGACGAATACGGCGGCGTGGCGGGTCTGGTGACCATCGAAGACGTGTTGGAACAGATCGTCGGCGACATCGAGGACGAACACGACGTCGAGGAAGACAGCTACATCAAACCGCTGCCCAGCGGCGACTTCCTGGTCAAGGCGCTCACCCCCATCGACAGCTTCAACGAGTTTTTCGACAGCGAGTTCTCTGACGATGAATTCGACACGGTCGGCGGTCTGGTGATGAATGCGTTCGGGCACCTGCCCAAGCGTAATGAAATCACCGAAATCGGCGCGTATCGTTTCCGCATCCTGAACGCGGACAGCCGCCGGATTCACCTGCTGCGCCTGAGTCCGATTTCGCGCTCGTAA